The following coding sequences lie in one Changpingibacter yushuensis genomic window:
- a CDS encoding ATP-binding protein produces MTEDRARLHTAVLVAPSKERRKLRKQRRKAEARLHAEQRRITLAAAKAKAEDERAERRATSYLPKSGEPGAAQLRTPGRFHLTRHQDTSATLAGAYPFVAEGGLGADGVFVGQDLYSGGSFVYDPWVLYARGIITAPNVVLAGIVGSGKSSLAKSLYTRSLPFGRRVYVPGDPKGEHTAVANAVGGRAIVLGHGLNTRLNPLDEGHRPSGLSDEQWASTVAARRRDLIGALAETVLARGLSPLEHTAIDIALTQTVRENDVPILPMVVDRILAPSADADGRLAEDGRLVGHALRRLVAGDLAGLFDGPSTVAFDPSLPMISLDLSRVTENSTLISVLMTCSSAWMESALLDPNGGQRWVIYDEAWRLMSHPALLRRMDAHWRLARHYGIANMLIFHKLTDLDNVGDQGSAMRSLANSLLANAETRIVYRQESDQLGPTATALGLTGTEQQLLPNLGVGQGLWRIKARSFVCQHQLHPDELALFDTSSRAAGGHR; encoded by the coding sequence GTGACCGAGGATCGAGCACGGCTGCACACCGCCGTTCTGGTGGCGCCGTCGAAGGAACGGCGGAAGCTCCGCAAGCAGCGCCGCAAGGCCGAGGCACGACTCCACGCAGAGCAGCGAAGGATCACGCTCGCCGCTGCAAAGGCGAAGGCCGAGGATGAGCGTGCCGAGCGGCGCGCCACGAGCTACCTGCCGAAGTCGGGCGAGCCTGGCGCTGCGCAGTTGCGCACGCCGGGTCGGTTCCATCTGACGCGGCATCAGGACACGTCGGCGACGCTGGCGGGTGCGTACCCGTTCGTCGCCGAGGGCGGTCTCGGCGCCGATGGCGTGTTCGTCGGCCAAGACCTCTACTCGGGCGGGAGTTTCGTCTACGACCCGTGGGTGCTCTACGCACGCGGCATCATCACCGCACCCAACGTGGTGCTGGCCGGGATCGTCGGCTCCGGCAAGTCATCGCTGGCCAAGTCCCTCTACACGCGCTCGCTACCGTTCGGACGGCGCGTATACGTGCCCGGCGACCCGAAGGGCGAACACACCGCCGTCGCCAACGCCGTCGGCGGACGCGCCATCGTCCTCGGCCACGGACTCAACACTCGCCTGAATCCACTCGACGAAGGCCACCGGCCCAGCGGACTCTCGGATGAGCAGTGGGCCTCGACCGTCGCTGCGCGACGCCGTGACCTGATCGGCGCCCTCGCGGAGACCGTGCTCGCGCGCGGCTTGTCGCCGTTGGAGCACACCGCGATCGACATCGCCCTGACTCAGACGGTGCGGGAGAACGACGTGCCGATCCTGCCGATGGTCGTTGATCGCATCCTCGCCCCGAGTGCGGATGCCGACGGCAGGTTGGCCGAGGACGGCAGGCTTGTCGGCCATGCGCTGCGCCGCCTCGTGGCCGGTGACCTGGCCGGGCTGTTCGATGGGCCTTCGACGGTCGCGTTCGATCCGTCGTTGCCGATGATCTCGCTCGATCTCTCGCGGGTCACCGAGAACTCGACGCTCATTTCGGTGTTGATGACGTGCTCGTCGGCGTGGATGGAGTCTGCGCTGCTCGACCCGAACGGTGGGCAGCGGTGGGTGATCTACGACGAGGCCTGGCGGCTCATGTCCCACCCGGCTCTGTTGCGGCGGATGGATGCGCACTGGCGACTCGCCAGGCACTACGGGATCGCGAACATGCTGATCTTCCACAAGCTCACCGACCTCGACAACGTGGGCGACCAGGGCTCCGCCATGCGCTCGCTGGCCAACTCACTGCTTGCGAACGCCGAGACGCGGATCGTGTACCGGCAGGAGTCCGACCAACTCGGACCGACCGCTACCGCTCTCGGCCTGACCGGCACCGAGCAGCAGCTCTTGCCAAACCTCGGCGTCGGACAAGGCCTATGGCGGATCAAGGCCAGAAGCTTCGTCTGCCAACACCAACTCCACCCCGACGAACTCGCACTATTCGACACCAGCAGCCGTGCAGCCGGAGGCCACCGATGA
- a CDS encoding type IV secretory system conjugative DNA transfer family protein translates to MNQRQAGGMGDELTNAALIGLIGMFGIALVLRAGGSVAAFLTGTPQPDAGAAAGLAVLFNPGDPATALGADGLNPVAYWLVSAALLGGLATGIVWVWIVLRRHTRKTETDPHRLAGIATSHEVKTAASAKALLHRAATLRPSLESPAPQDVGYLLGASRGTKVWASVEDSILLIGPPRSGKGLHVVINAILDAPGAVVTTSTRPDTLTATLRARRRRGGPVAVFDPQHLAEGIPAGLRWSPIRGCDDPLTAMIRANGLAAATGLSAGGVESGGFWEGKTRTALQSLLHAAALDGRQPAELFRWTLDPSAASEAVAILNSHPNAAMGWNDSLAAMIDADPKTRDSIWQGVSLALAALADPRVLDAVTSGPHEHFDPETFLTEQGTLYLLATGAGAGASASLVAAFVEDLIETARRLAARSPGARLDPPLLLALDEIGNLAPLPSLPTLMAEGGGTGITTMPVLQSLAQARDRWSEHQAGAIWDASIVKIILGGASNSRDLQDLSTLIGERDEYTDSVTLGDHGTRSNQRSIRRVPILPPDRIRTLPFGTGIAMLRSAPPIVTDLRAWPTRPDAAQLRSDRDELETLLRHRPVT, encoded by the coding sequence ATGAACCAGCGGCAGGCCGGGGGCATGGGCGACGAACTCACCAATGCCGCCCTCATTGGGCTGATCGGCATGTTCGGGATCGCCCTCGTTCTCCGCGCCGGTGGCAGTGTCGCCGCGTTCCTCACCGGCACACCCCAGCCAGACGCCGGCGCAGCGGCGGGACTCGCCGTGCTGTTCAACCCCGGCGACCCGGCAACCGCGCTCGGTGCCGACGGTCTCAACCCGGTCGCCTACTGGCTCGTCAGCGCGGCACTGCTCGGCGGACTCGCCACCGGGATCGTCTGGGTGTGGATCGTGCTGCGCCGCCACACGCGGAAGACCGAGACCGACCCGCACCGCCTTGCCGGGATCGCGACCAGCCATGAAGTCAAGACCGCAGCATCCGCGAAGGCACTGCTGCACCGCGCGGCCACACTGCGCCCCTCCTTGGAATCACCAGCCCCGCAGGATGTCGGCTACCTCCTCGGTGCCAGTCGCGGGACGAAGGTCTGGGCATCTGTCGAAGACTCGATCCTGCTGATCGGCCCACCCCGCTCAGGCAAGGGCCTACATGTCGTCATCAACGCGATCCTCGACGCACCCGGAGCGGTCGTCACCACCAGCACCAGGCCCGACACCCTCACCGCGACCCTCCGCGCCCGACGCCGCAGGGGCGGACCGGTCGCGGTGTTCGACCCGCAACACCTCGCCGAAGGCATCCCCGCCGGGCTGCGCTGGTCGCCCATTCGCGGCTGTGACGATCCGCTGACCGCGATGATCCGCGCTAACGGCCTCGCAGCCGCCACAGGACTCAGCGCCGGAGGGGTCGAGTCCGGCGGGTTCTGGGAAGGCAAAACCCGCACCGCACTCCAAAGCCTGCTGCATGCCGCCGCGCTCGACGGCCGCCAGCCAGCCGAGCTGTTCAGATGGACCCTCGACCCCAGCGCCGCGTCCGAAGCCGTCGCCATCCTCAACTCACACCCGAACGCCGCGATGGGCTGGAACGACTCACTGGCCGCGATGATCGACGCCGACCCCAAGACCCGCGACAGCATCTGGCAAGGCGTCTCCCTCGCACTCGCCGCACTCGCCGACCCGCGCGTACTCGATGCCGTCACGTCAGGCCCGCACGAGCACTTCGACCCCGAGACCTTCCTCACCGAACAAGGCACCCTGTACCTGCTCGCCACCGGAGCAGGAGCAGGAGCCTCGGCATCGCTGGTCGCGGCATTCGTCGAAGACCTCATCGAAACCGCCCGCCGACTTGCCGCCCGCTCGCCCGGAGCACGGCTCGACCCGCCGCTACTGCTCGCGCTCGACGAGATCGGGAATCTCGCCCCGCTGCCGTCACTTCCGACGCTCATGGCCGAAGGCGGTGGCACCGGGATCACGACAATGCCGGTCTTGCAGTCCCTCGCACAGGCTCGCGACAGGTGGAGTGAACACCAGGCCGGCGCGATCTGGGACGCTAGCATCGTCAAGATCATCCTCGGCGGCGCATCCAACAGCCGCGACCTCCAAGACCTCTCCACGCTCATCGGAGAGCGCGACGAGTACACCGACAGCGTGACCCTCGGCGACCACGGCACCCGCTCCAACCAGCGCTCGATCCGCCGCGTCCCGATCCTGCCGCCAGACCGCATCCGCACCCTGCCATTCGGCACCGGCATTGCGATGCTGCGCTCCGCGCCGCCCATCGTCACCGACCTCCGCGCCTGGCCGACTCGCCCCGATGCCGCGCAACTCCGCAGCGACCGCGACGAACTCGAAACACTGCTGCGCCACCGCCCCGTCACCTGA
- a CDS encoding single-stranded DNA-binding protein, which produces MAIRTHQSISGFVASDPQLSYTDRGDARLYMKVGIEHYRKEPDNSFTQLETTFHDLIAYRGAAEQGAERLAKGDNIIADGRVRDYSYERNGQRYEGEEFIATRIGHDLARNRYEVDRSERTSGRDAAAFTGPQQAAPSTAAAIGM; this is translated from the coding sequence ATGGCCATTCGTACCCACCAGTCCATCTCCGGCTTTGTCGCCTCGGACCCGCAGCTCAGCTACACCGACCGCGGCGACGCACGGCTCTACATGAAGGTCGGCATCGAGCACTACCGCAAGGAGCCCGACAACTCCTTCACGCAACTGGAGACGACGTTCCACGACCTCATTGCGTATCGCGGTGCTGCCGAGCAGGGAGCCGAGCGGCTCGCCAAGGGCGACAACATCATCGCCGACGGACGGGTGCGCGACTACTCCTACGAGCGCAACGGCCAGCGGTACGAGGGCGAGGAGTTCATCGCGACGCGCATCGGACACGACCTCGCCCGCAACCGCTACGAGGTGGATCGCAGCGAACGCACTTCCGGCCGAGACGCCGCGGCGTTCACCGGACCTCAGCAGGCCGCGCCGTCCACCGCGGCTGCCATCGGAATGTGA
- a CDS encoding recombinase family protein → MTIIDADRTAIDSLVAPTPFPGSFAVSYLRVSTKEQAEKGGQAEGFSIPAQREANQRKADQLGATIIEEFVDAGESARKADRPELMRMIQYVAKHKTNYCIVHKVDRLARNRADDVTIHLALKDAGVTLVSATENIDETPSGMLLHGIMSSIAEFYSRNLATEVVKGLSQKAAQGGTVTKAPIGYRNVGVRDEFGREVRTVEIDEERAPLVRWAFQVFASGDWTTSQLHQELVARGLTTAASPRRPSRPIVKSSVHRMLTNPYYKGSVRYQGVTYAGAHEAIVPNEVWD, encoded by the coding sequence ATGACGATCATCGACGCGGACCGAACCGCGATAGACAGCCTCGTAGCGCCCACCCCGTTCCCCGGATCATTCGCCGTCTCCTACCTACGGGTCTCCACGAAGGAGCAGGCGGAGAAGGGCGGCCAGGCGGAGGGCTTCTCGATCCCGGCCCAGCGCGAGGCGAACCAGCGCAAGGCCGACCAGCTCGGAGCAACGATCATCGAGGAGTTCGTCGACGCGGGCGAGTCCGCGCGCAAGGCCGACCGGCCCGAACTGATGCGGATGATCCAGTACGTCGCGAAGCACAAGACGAACTACTGCATCGTCCACAAGGTCGACCGGCTCGCCCGCAACCGAGCCGACGACGTGACCATCCACCTCGCCCTCAAGGACGCCGGCGTCACGCTGGTGTCGGCCACGGAGAACATCGACGAGACCCCGTCCGGGATGCTGCTGCACGGCATCATGTCCTCGATCGCGGAGTTCTACTCCCGCAACCTCGCCACCGAGGTCGTCAAGGGTCTGTCGCAGAAGGCCGCGCAGGGCGGCACCGTGACGAAGGCACCCATCGGCTACCGCAACGTCGGCGTGCGCGACGAGTTCGGGCGGGAAGTACGCACCGTCGAGATCGACGAGGAGCGAGCCCCGTTGGTGCGGTGGGCGTTCCAGGTGTTCGCATCCGGCGACTGGACGACGAGCCAGCTTCACCAGGAGCTCGTAGCGCGCGGGCTCACGACAGCGGCGTCGCCGCGGCGACCGTCCCGACCCATCGTGAAGTCGTCGGTGCATCGGATGCTGACGAACCCGTACTACAAGGGCAGCGTCCGCTACCAGGGCGTGACCTATGCCGGAGCGCACGAGGCCATCGTCCCCAACGAGGTGTGGGACTAG